The Roseovarius indicus genome has a segment encoding these proteins:
- a CDS encoding Lrp/AsnC family transcriptional regulator translates to MDEVDQRLISALRHDARASLSDLALTLGVSRTTVRGRIERLRRSGDIVGFTVVLKGDAARDPVRGLMMIGIEGRGTDRILRQLNGLSSVRATHTTNGRWDVIVEIGTPTLEEFDEVLARIRRFDGIAHSETNLLLSTRKSAN, encoded by the coding sequence ATGGATGAGGTTGATCAACGCCTGATTTCGGCGCTCAGGCACGATGCCCGGGCTTCGCTATCCGATCTCGCGCTGACGTTGGGGGTTTCGCGCACAACCGTGCGCGGCCGGATCGAACGATTGCGCCGGTCGGGCGATATCGTCGGCTTCACGGTGGTGCTGAAGGGCGATGCGGCGCGTGACCCCGTGCGGGGCCTGATGATGATCGGCATCGAGGGGCGCGGGACCGATCGTATCCTGCGCCAGTTGAACGGCCTGTCATCGGTTCGGGCCACCCATACGACGAACGGACGCTGGGATGTGATCGTCGAGATCGGCACGCCCACGCTGGAGGAGTTCGACGAGGTGCTCGCCCGCATTCGCCGCTTCGATGGCATCGCCCATTCCGAGACGAACCTGCTCTTGTCGACCCGGAAGTCGGCCAATTGA
- a CDS encoding vitamin B12-dependent ribonucleotide reductase: protein MKIERKFTKAGQDAYAELEFVTTSSEIRNPDGTTVFRLDNVEVPARWSQVASDVIAQKYFRKAGVPVKLKKVKEKGVPEFLWRSVAASDKTERTGESSAKQVFDRLAGAWAYWGWKGGYFSTEDDARAYYDEMRFMLARQMAAPNSPQWFNTGLHWAYGIDGPSQGHYYVDFETGDLTKSSSAYEHPQPHACFIQSVADDLVGDGGIMDLWVREARLFKYGSGTGTNFSSLRAEGEALSGGGKSSGLMGFLKIGDRAAGAIKSGGTTRRAAKMVICDADHPDIEEFINWKVREEQKVASIVAGSKMHEAKLNDIFAAIRGWDGSAEDAVDPKKNDQLKEAIRGAKKASIPETYVKRVLDYARQGYDSIEFPTYDTDWDSEAYASVSGQNSNNSIRVTDAFLKAVEDDADWALINRTDGKVAKTIKARDLWEDVGHAAWACADPGIQFHDTINSWHTCPEDGEIRGSNPCSEYMFLDDTACNLASMNLLTFFRDGQFDADAYVHATRLWTVTLEISVLMAQFPSKEIAQNSYDTRTLGLGYANIGGLLMNMGFGYDSTEGRALCGALTAIMTGVAYATSAEMAGELGAFPAYERNGEHMLRVMRNHRNAAYGATDGYEGLAIPPVPLDHDGCPDARLIDLAKACWDEALKLGEQHGYRNAQATVIAPTGTIGLVMDCDTTGIEPDFALVKFKKLAGGGYFKIINRSVPAALEKLGYGSAQIEEIVSYAVGHGTIGNAPGINHTSLAGHGFGAAELEKVDNAVGQAFDIRFVFNQWTLGEEFCTRVLGIPATKLNDPTFDMLAHLGYSKAEIEAANDHVCGTMTLEGAPHLKPEHYSVFDCANACGKKGKRFLSVNSHIDMMAAAQSFISGAISKTINMPNDATIEDCQSAYERSWKMGVKANALYRDGSKLSQPLASALVEDDDEAQEVLESGSPQEKAQVLAEKIVEKVVVKEIVRTHREKMPDRRKGYTQKAMVGGHKVYLRTGEYGDGSLGEIFIDMHKEGAGFRAMMNNFAIAVSVGLQYGVPLEEFVDAFTFTKFEPAGMVQGNDSIKNATSILDYIFRELAVSYLDRTDLAHVKPQGASFDDLGRGEEEGVSNISEMSEDAANKSLEVLKQISSTGYLRKRLPQELVVFNGGQAMGATALDGASDPSATLKTLVPETAQATTTTTTAVSSGNVGMHAATKARMQGFEGEACGDCGNYTLVRNGTCMKCNTCGSTSGCS, encoded by the coding sequence ATGAAAATTGAACGCAAATTTACCAAGGCAGGTCAAGACGCATACGCCGAGCTCGAATTCGTCACCACGAGCTCGGAGATTCGCAATCCCGACGGGACGACCGTTTTCCGGCTGGACAACGTCGAGGTGCCCGCACGCTGGAGCCAGGTGGCCAGCGACGTGATCGCGCAGAAATATTTTCGCAAGGCCGGCGTTCCGGTCAAGCTCAAGAAGGTCAAGGAAAAGGGCGTGCCCGAATTCCTGTGGCGTTCGGTTGCAGCCTCGGACAAGACCGAACGCACCGGCGAGAGCTCGGCCAAGCAGGTTTTCGACCGGCTGGCCGGCGCATGGGCGTATTGGGGCTGGAAGGGCGGCTACTTCTCGACCGAGGACGACGCTCGCGCCTATTACGACGAGATGCGCTTCATGCTGGCGCGCCAGATGGCCGCGCCCAACTCCCCGCAATGGTTCAACACCGGCCTGCACTGGGCCTATGGCATCGACGGCCCCAGCCAGGGCCACTACTACGTTGATTTCGAAACAGGCGACCTGACCAAATCGAGCAGCGCCTACGAGCACCCGCAACCCCATGCCTGCTTCATTCAATCCGTCGCCGATGACCTGGTGGGCGATGGCGGCATCATGGATCTGTGGGTGCGTGAAGCCCGGCTCTTCAAGTACGGCTCGGGCACCGGCACGAACTTCTCCTCCCTGCGTGCCGAGGGGGAAGCCCTTTCGGGTGGCGGCAAGTCAAGCGGCCTGATGGGCTTCCTCAAAATCGGGGACCGCGCCGCCGGCGCCATCAAGTCGGGCGGCACCACGCGCCGTGCCGCCAAGATGGTGATCTGCGACGCCGACCACCCCGATATCGAGGAGTTCATCAACTGGAAGGTGCGCGAGGAGCAGAAGGTCGCTTCCATCGTGGCCGGGTCCAAGATGCACGAAGCCAAGCTGAACGACATCTTCGCCGCCATCCGCGGCTGGGACGGCAGCGCGGAAGACGCGGTCGACCCCAAGAAGAACGATCAGCTGAAAGAGGCGATCCGGGGCGCGAAGAAAGCCTCGATCCCCGAAACCTATGTCAAGCGCGTGCTCGACTATGCGCGGCAGGGGTATGACAGCATCGAATTCCCGACCTACGACACCGACTGGGACAGTGAAGCCTACGCGTCGGTCTCCGGACAGAATTCCAACAACTCGATCCGGGTGACCGACGCGTTTCTCAAAGCCGTCGAGGACGATGCCGACTGGGCACTGATCAACCGCACCGATGGCAAGGTCGCCAAGACCATCAAGGCGCGCGACCTGTGGGAAGACGTGGGCCACGCGGCCTGGGCCTGTGCCGACCCCGGCATCCAGTTCCACGACACGATCAATTCTTGGCACACCTGCCCGGAAGACGGCGAGATCCGCGGCTCGAACCCGTGCTCGGAATACATGTTCCTCGACGACACGGCCTGCAACCTGGCCTCGATGAACCTGCTGACCTTCTTCCGTGACGGTCAGTTCGACGCCGACGCCTATGTCCATGCCACCCGGCTCTGGACGGTGACGCTGGAAATCTCGGTTTTGATGGCGCAGTTCCCGTCGAAGGAGATCGCCCAGAATTCCTACGACACCCGTACGCTGGGTCTCGGCTACGCCAATATCGGCGGCCTGCTGATGAACATGGGCTTTGGTTACGACTCGACCGAGGGCCGCGCCCTCTGTGGTGCGCTGACTGCGATCATGACCGGTGTTGCCTATGCAACCTCGGCCGAGATGGCGGGCGAGCTCGGCGCGTTTCCGGCCTATGAGCGCAACGGCGAGCACATGCTGCGCGTCATGCGCAACCACCGCAACGCCGCATACGGTGCGACCGATGGATACGAGGGGCTGGCCATTCCGCCGGTGCCGCTCGACCATGATGGCTGCCCCGACGCGCGGCTGATCGATCTCGCCAAGGCCTGCTGGGACGAAGCCCTGAAACTCGGCGAGCAGCACGGCTACCGTAACGCACAAGCCACCGTGATCGCGCCCACCGGCACGATCGGCCTTGTCATGGACTGCGACACCACCGGCATCGAGCCCGACTTCGCCCTGGTGAAGTTCAAGAAGCTGGCCGGCGGCGGTTACTTCAAGATCATCAACCGGTCGGTGCCGGCCGCGCTCGAGAAGCTTGGCTATGGCTCGGCCCAGATCGAAGAGATCGTCAGCTATGCCGTGGGCCACGGCACCATCGGCAACGCGCCGGGTATCAACCACACCTCGCTGGCCGGTCACGGCTTTGGCGCCGCGGAGCTTGAGAAGGTCGACAATGCCGTGGGCCAGGCCTTCGACATCCGCTTCGTCTTCAACCAGTGGACCCTGGGCGAGGAATTCTGCACCCGCGTGCTTGGCATCCCGGCCACCAAGCTGAACGACCCGACCTTCGACATGCTGGCGCATCTGGGCTACTCCAAAGCCGAAATCGAGGCCGCCAACGACCATGTCTGCGGGACCATGACGCTGGAAGGTGCGCCGCATCTGAAGCCCGAGCACTACTCGGTCTTCGACTGCGCCAATGCCTGCGGCAAGAAGGGCAAGCGCTTCCTGTCGGTCAACTCGCATATCGACATGATGGCGGCGGCACAGAGCTTCATCTCGGGCGCGATCTCGAAGACGATCAACATGCCCAACGACGCCACCATCGAGGATTGTCAGTCGGCCTACGAGCGGAGCTGGAAGATGGGCGTCAAGGCCAACGCGCTCTACCGTGACGGCTCGAAACTCAGCCAGCCGCTCGCTTCGGCTCTTGTCGAGGATGATGACGAGGCGCAGGAGGTGCTCGAATCCGGCAGCCCGCAGGAAAAGGCACAGGTTCTGGCCGAGAAAATCGTCGAAAAGGTGGTGGTCAAGGAGATCGTCCGCACCCATCGCGAGAAAATGCCTGATCGCCGCAAGGGCTATACCCAGAAGGCGATGGTCGGCGGCCACAAGGTCTATCTCCGCACCGGGGAATACGGCGACGGCAGCCTGGGCGAGATCTTCATCGACATGCACAAGGAAGGTGCCGGGTTCCGGGCGATGATGAACAACTTCGCCATCGCGGTGTCGGTCGGCCTGCAATACGGTGTGCCGCTCGAGGAGTTCGTCGACGCCTTCACCTTCACCAAGTTCGAACCGGCCGGCATGGTTCAGGGCAACGACTCGATCAAGAACGCGACGTCGATCCTCGACTATATCTTCCGGGAACTGGCGGTCAGCTATCTCGACCGGACGGACCTGGCCCATGTCAAACCGCAGGGCGCGTCTTTCGACGACCTTGGCCGGGGCGAAGAAGAGGGCGTCTCGAATATCTCCGAGATGAGCGAGGATGCCGCCAACAAGTCGCTGGAAGTGCTGAAGCAGATCAGCTCGACGGGTTACCTCCGCAAGCGGCTGCCGCAGGAGCTGGTGGTGTTCAACGGCGGTCAGGCGATGGGCGCCACGGCGCTTGACGGCGCCTCCGACCCGTCGGCCACGCTGAAGACGCTGGTGCCGGAAACGGCCCAGGCCACGACCACAACGACGACGGCCGTGTCGTCCGGCAATGTCGGCATGCATGCCGCCACCAAGGCGCGGATGCAGGGCTTCGAGGGCGAGGCTTGCGGCGATTGCGGCAACTACACGCTGGTGCGCAACGGCACCTGCATGAAGTGCAACACCTGCGGCTCGACGAGCGGCTGCAGCTGA
- the rocF gene encoding arginase: MTEQTCILIGAPVDSGKERRGCLMGPDAYRVAGLTEALEGLGHHVQDAGNLRPRPAVTPGEMPNHVHEPAETIGWTEALAGAAEAAMQEGLPIFLGGDHSLSLGSVAGVAMDAARRDRPQFVLWLDAHSDYHTPQSTASGNLHGTPLGYVTGRDGFHGFPEVKAPVPEENICILGLRSVDAAEREVLQASRIRYADMRAIDEAGIARPLAAFLEDVAKAGGALHVSLDVDFLDPSFAPAVGTTVPGGATIREAHLVMEMICDSGLMTSLDLVELNPFLDDRGRTAQVMVDLTASALGRRVFDRPTHSFAYERAAS, encoded by the coding sequence ATGACTGAGCAGACCTGTATCCTGATCGGCGCCCCGGTCGATAGCGGTAAGGAGCGGCGCGGCTGCCTGATGGGGCCGGATGCCTATCGCGTGGCCGGGCTGACGGAGGCGCTGGAAGGGCTCGGGCACCATGTCCAGGACGCCGGCAACCTGCGGCCGCGTCCGGCCGTCACCCCGGGCGAGATGCCGAACCATGTGCATGAACCGGCGGAAACCATCGGCTGGACAGAGGCGCTGGCCGGCGCTGCCGAAGCAGCGATGCAGGAAGGGTTGCCGATCTTTCTTGGCGGCGACCACAGCCTGTCGCTGGGTTCCGTCGCCGGTGTTGCGATGGATGCTGCACGCCGCGACCGGCCGCAATTCGTCCTCTGGCTGGATGCGCATAGCGACTACCACACACCCCAATCCACCGCCTCGGGCAACCTTCACGGCACGCCGTTGGGCTATGTTACCGGCCGCGACGGGTTTCACGGCTTTCCAGAGGTGAAGGCCCCGGTGCCGGAGGAGAATATCTGCATCCTCGGCCTCCGCTCGGTCGATGCGGCGGAACGTGAAGTCCTGCAGGCCAGCCGGATCCGCTATGCCGACATGCGCGCCATAGACGAGGCGGGCATCGCCCGGCCGCTGGCGGCCTTCCTGGAAGACGTGGCCAAGGCGGGCGGGGCTTTGCACGTGTCACTGGATGTCGACTTCCTCGACCCCTCCTTCGCCCCTGCCGTGGGTACCACCGTGCCCGGCGGCGCCACGATCCGCGAAGCGCATCTCGTGATGGAGATGATCTGCGACAGCGGCCTCATGACCTCGCTCGACCTCGTGGAGCTCAACCCCTTCCTCGACGACCGCGGCCGGACCGCGCAGGTGATGGTAGACCTCACGGCCTCGGCACTTGGCCGCCGCGTCTTCGACCGCCCTACACATTCCTTCGCCTATGAAAGGGCTGCCTCATGA
- a CDS encoding sulfotransferase family 2 domain-containing protein has protein sequence MPFFRIDRELHYFAHVPKCAGASVEVYLRKRFGKIAFANSQFYNVPEAQRWTKSSPQHIDREALALLVPPGWIASSFGVVRHPVTRLRSAFDYQLTGEKTVPEGMDINAWFLDWVAHRDEMPFRYDNHPRPAADLVPDGAKVFRLEDGVQGVVAHLDGLAGKSDGPREMPHENKSRGGASYAAGQAPLSDEVLDVIAKVYAEDFKRFGYTCEDVVKQKKPEKALPKQRKPLLKGLFRR, from the coding sequence ATGCCGTTCTTTCGAATCGACCGCGAGCTTCATTACTTTGCGCACGTGCCCAAATGCGCCGGCGCCTCTGTCGAGGTGTATCTGCGCAAGCGCTTCGGCAAGATCGCTTTTGCCAATTCGCAATTCTACAACGTGCCCGAGGCACAGCGCTGGACGAAATCCTCGCCCCAGCACATCGACCGCGAGGCGCTGGCCCTGCTGGTTCCGCCGGGGTGGATTGCATCCAGCTTCGGCGTGGTCCGCCACCCGGTGACGCGTCTGCGGAGCGCCTTTGATTACCAGCTGACGGGCGAGAAGACCGTTCCAGAGGGCATGGACATCAACGCCTGGTTCCTGGACTGGGTGGCGCACCGAGACGAAATGCCGTTCCGCTATGACAACCACCCACGCCCGGCGGCCGACCTCGTGCCCGACGGAGCCAAGGTCTTCAGGCTGGAAGACGGCGTTCAGGGTGTCGTGGCGCATCTCGACGGCCTTGCCGGGAAAAGCGATGGCCCGCGCGAGATGCCGCATGAGAACAAGAGCCGCGGCGGCGCCAGCTATGCCGCAGGGCAAGCGCCACTTTCAGACGAGGTTCTCGACGTGATCGCAAAGGTTTACGCGGAAGACTTCAAGCGGTTCGGATATACCTGCGAAGACGTGGTGAAGCAGAAGAAACCGGAAAAGGCCCTTCCGAAGCAGCGCAAACCACTGCTGAAGGGACTGTTCCGCCGATAG
- a CDS encoding aromatic ring-hydroxylating oxygenase subunit alpha, producing MRNLDPVHYTSPEIHAGDVSHIFSSTWQLLGPASRLAQRGDYIAAEIAGQKVFVIRTRDGLRAFRNVCRHRGARLLPEGNGRCATIRCPYHQWVWGEDGSLLNVPWWGDDPDFEKSDWALDTVEFDIWRGLLFVAIAPSQPLKAQLGAIIPELQDEPMESFTWMHEERMVFDANWKIYTDNFVEGYHIPGIHPAFHSAIEFDHFETTAHDGMVRMTAPPREGLFYRGKWLWMWPNWTLSLFSGGMNTSRINPIDHRRTELIYNFYFEDTSPEGQAAREKTIADNLAVVREDFEVCIETQKNYESGGYRAGPLSPRHEQGVAYFQKKLVEAAGG from the coding sequence GTGCGCAACCTCGACCCTGTTCATTACACATCCCCCGAAATCCATGCAGGGGATGTCAGCCACATCTTCTCGTCCACGTGGCAGTTGCTCGGGCCGGCCTCGAGGCTGGCTCAGCGGGGCGATTACATCGCGGCCGAGATTGCCGGGCAGAAGGTCTTCGTGATCCGCACCCGCGACGGGCTTCGGGCTTTCCGCAATGTCTGCCGCCACAGGGGCGCCCGGCTTCTGCCCGAGGGAAATGGTCGTTGCGCCACCATACGCTGCCCCTATCACCAGTGGGTCTGGGGCGAGGATGGCTCGCTTCTCAACGTGCCATGGTGGGGCGACGATCCGGATTTCGAGAAGTCCGACTGGGCCCTCGACACGGTGGAGTTCGACATCTGGCGGGGGCTGCTCTTCGTGGCGATTGCGCCGTCGCAACCGCTCAAGGCCCAGCTTGGCGCGATCATCCCCGAGCTTCAGGACGAGCCGATGGAGAGCTTCACCTGGATGCATGAAGAGCGGATGGTCTTCGACGCCAACTGGAAGATATACACCGACAATTTCGTCGAAGGTTACCATATCCCGGGCATTCACCCGGCCTTTCACAGCGCCATCGAGTTCGATCACTTCGAGACCACGGCGCATGATGGCATGGTCCGGATGACTGCGCCGCCGCGCGAAGGGCTGTTCTATCGCGGCAAATGGCTGTGGATGTGGCCGAACTGGACACTTTCACTGTTTTCGGGCGGCATGAACACGTCGCGGATCAACCCGATCGATCACCGTCGGACGGAGCTGATCTACAATTTCTACTTCGAGGACACCTCGCCCGAGGGGCAAGCGGCGCGCGAAAAGACAATCGCCGACAATCTTGCCGTGGTGCGTGAGGATTTCGAAGTCTGCATCGAGACCCAGAAGAACTACGAAAGCGGCGGCTATCGTGCCGGGCCGCTCTCGCCGCGGCACGAGCAGGGCGTTGCGTATTTCCAGAAGAAGCTGGTCGAGGCCGCCGGGGGCTGA
- a CDS encoding ornithine cyclodeaminase, which produces MTTLPPSDKALVPFVSVENMMKLVHHIGIEKMLTGLADYIEDDFKRWELFDKTPRVASHSAEGVIELMPTSDGEVYGFKYVNGHPKNTKAGLQTVTAFGLLADVSNGYPVLLSEMTVLTALRTAATSALVARYLAPKGADTMAMIGAGAQSEFQSMAMKAICGLKSVRLYDIDPAATEKAARNLQGMGLSVVACESAEEAMEGAQIITTCTADKQYATILTDNMVGSGVHINAIGGDCPGKTELAPGVLERSSIFVEYPEQTRIEGEIQQLAADHPVTELWRVMNGEAQGRTSAQQITLFDSVGFAIEDFSALRYIRDHIGGTDYYLELDLLADPDDPRDLFGMLQRAGA; this is translated from the coding sequence ATGACCACTCTGCCCCCCTCCGACAAGGCGCTGGTGCCGTTCGTCAGCGTCGAGAACATGATGAAGCTGGTGCACCATATCGGCATCGAAAAGATGCTGACGGGCTTGGCCGATTATATCGAAGACGATTTCAAACGGTGGGAGCTGTTCGACAAGACACCGCGCGTGGCCAGCCACTCGGCCGAGGGCGTGATCGAGCTGATGCCGACGTCTGATGGCGAGGTGTACGGGTTCAAATACGTGAACGGCCACCCGAAGAACACCAAGGCAGGTCTGCAGACCGTGACGGCGTTCGGCCTGCTCGCGGATGTCAGCAACGGCTACCCGGTGCTCTTGTCGGAAATGACCGTACTGACGGCCCTTCGCACGGCGGCGACCTCGGCGCTTGTCGCCCGTTACCTTGCGCCCAAAGGCGCCGATACGATGGCGATGATCGGCGCGGGCGCGCAATCGGAATTCCAGAGCATGGCGATGAAGGCCATCTGCGGGCTGAAAAGCGTAAGGCTTTACGACATCGACCCGGCGGCCACCGAGAAGGCCGCGCGGAACCTGCAGGGCATGGGCCTGAGCGTGGTCGCCTGCGAAAGCGCCGAGGAGGCCATGGAAGGCGCCCAGATCATCACGACATGTACGGCAGACAAGCAGTATGCCACGATCCTGACCGACAACATGGTCGGCAGCGGCGTGCATATCAACGCGATCGGCGGCGACTGCCCGGGCAAGACGGAACTGGCACCGGGAGTGCTGGAGCGCTCGTCGATCTTCGTCGAATATCCCGAGCAGACCCGCATCGAGGGCGAGATTCAGCAGCTGGCCGCCGACCACCCCGTGACGGAGTTGTGGCGCGTAATGAATGGCGAGGCGCAGGGCCGCACCAGCGCCCAGCAGATCACGCTCTTCGACAGCGTCGGTTTCGCCATCGAGGATTTCAGCGCCCTGCGCTATATCCGCGACCATATCGGCGGCACCGACTACTATCTCGAGCTCGATCTGCTGGCCGATCCGGACGATCCGCGCGACCTGTTCGGGATGCTGCAACGCGCCGGGGCCTGA
- a CDS encoding glycosyltransferase family 2 protein, with translation MSTAPAISICIPAYDMGGAGGEYLGYSLERLTRQGFTDFEVVVSDQSDGSGVAETCAAYADRLTIRRVAYTEGKRQASANSNNAMRHANGRILKILFQDDFLCDDSALQQVFDAFQEPGCKWALMGSAVTRDCETLERPMVPRWHDRIRWGFNTISSPSVLALEARHDLWFDENLQWLMDGDMYQSCHQAFGDPVILPDTLVANRIHEGQVSAGVSRKLRRQEVVYTARKGGLTRAKGDLRAFLYQYLKALG, from the coding sequence ATGAGCACAGCACCCGCCATCAGCATCTGCATCCCCGCCTATGACATGGGCGGCGCGGGGGGCGAGTACCTGGGCTACTCGTTGGAACGTCTCACCCGGCAGGGCTTCACCGATTTCGAAGTGGTCGTTTCGGATCAGTCCGACGGCTCCGGCGTGGCGGAGACCTGTGCGGCCTATGCTGACCGGCTGACCATCCGCAGGGTCGCGTACACCGAAGGCAAACGGCAGGCGTCGGCCAATTCGAACAACGCGATGCGCCATGCAAATGGCCGTATTCTGAAGATCCTGTTCCAGGATGATTTCCTGTGTGATGACAGTGCCTTGCAGCAGGTTTTTGACGCCTTTCAGGAGCCCGGCTGCAAGTGGGCTCTGATGGGCTCGGCCGTCACCCGGGATTGTGAAACACTGGAACGCCCGATGGTGCCACGCTGGCACGACCGCATCCGCTGGGGCTTCAACACGATCTCAAGCCCGTCTGTCCTTGCGCTTGAAGCCCGGCATGACCTCTGGTTCGACGAGAACCTGCAATGGCTGATGGATGGCGACATGTACCAAAGCTGTCACCAGGCTTTCGGCGATCCTGTCATCCTGCCCGACACGCTGGTCGCCAACCGCATCCACGAGGGTCAGGTCAGTGCCGGCGTGAGCCGCAAGTTGCGTCGGCAGGAGGTGGTCTACACGGCAAGGAAGGGCGGTTTGACGCGGGCGAAGGGTGACCTGCGGGCGTTTCTCTACCAGTACCTGAAAGCCTTGGGCTGA
- a CDS encoding disulfide bond formation protein B gives MTRNSLVILAAGGSAALLLGALAFQHLGGLAPCKLCIWQRWPHGIAIAIGLVALFLPGRLLPVLGGLAALTSAGIGAYHTGVERGWWQGPTTCTSSSAADVSTDELFDQIMNAPLVRCDEVPWELFSLSMASWNMLISLALAVIWAMAARRA, from the coding sequence GTGACACGAAACTCCCTTGTAATCCTTGCTGCCGGCGGCTCGGCCGCACTTCTGCTCGGCGCGTTGGCGTTTCAGCATCTGGGTGGTCTGGCGCCCTGCAAACTGTGCATCTGGCAACGCTGGCCTCATGGCATTGCCATCGCCATCGGCCTTGTGGCGCTGTTCCTGCCGGGCCGGCTTCTGCCGGTCTTGGGCGGCCTTGCCGCGCTGACCTCTGCCGGGATCGGCGCCTATCATACCGGCGTCGAGCGCGGTTGGTGGCAAGGGCCGACGACCTGCACCTCGTCTTCGGCCGCGGATGTGTCGACGGATGAGCTTTTCGATCAGATCATGAATGCCCCTCTGGTACGCTGTGACGAAGTACCGTGGGAGTTGTTCAGCCTGTCGATGGCAAGCTGGAACATGCTTATTTCTTTGGCACTTGCCGTGATCTGGGCCATGGCCGCGCGGCGCGCTTGA
- a CDS encoding exopolysaccharide biosynthesis protein — MTAITPEDLAISDRLDQLVARAEGDQVSLGWILDQLHERAFGLFLLILALPCCIPFLYGVPQIVALPLMFISVQILIGRRVPWLPAKLAARNVSTEGLRGLSLRAGPWLRRIEAISKPRLGFLTRTPLDHIVGAALVLFSASILVPLPATNTVPGFAVVVVAMGLLQRDGVLVLLGALLGTAWIATLIFAGASLASLIKTWIGL, encoded by the coding sequence ATGACTGCGATCACCCCGGAAGATCTTGCGATCTCGGACCGGCTTGACCAACTGGTGGCCCGCGCCGAGGGCGATCAGGTGTCGCTCGGCTGGATCCTCGATCAGCTTCATGAACGTGCCTTCGGTCTTTTTCTGCTGATCCTGGCCCTGCCCTGTTGCATCCCCTTCCTTTACGGCGTGCCTCAGATCGTGGCCCTGCCGCTGATGTTCATCTCGGTCCAGATCCTGATCGGTCGTCGGGTGCCCTGGCTGCCGGCCAAACTGGCCGCGCGCAATGTCTCGACAGAAGGGCTGCGCGGGTTGTCGCTGCGCGCGGGCCCGTGGCTGCGCCGGATCGAGGCGATCAGCAAACCGCGCCTTGGCTTTCTGACCCGCACGCCGCTCGATCACATTGTCGGTGCGGCGCTGGTGCTGTTCAGCGCCTCGATCCTCGTGCCCCTTCCCGCCACCAATACCGTGCCGGGCTTTGCCGTGGTCGTGGTGGCAATGGGGCTGTTGCAACGCGATGGCGTTCTTGTTCTGCTTGGAGCCTTGCTTGGCACCGCGTGGATCGCCACGCTGATTTTCGCCGGCGCGTCCCTCGCCAGCCTGATCAAGACATGGATCGGCCTGTGA
- a CDS encoding tyrosine-type recombinase/integrase — MASIIKHKKGWRALIDRRGIRKSKVFPSRQEAKDWASREEYRILHGDKVAAAMKLTDLLDRYAREVSPGKRGHRWEVVRLEMFQRFAVARVSLGDLSAKDFAAWRDARLREVSPGTVRREMVLMSSVLTQARKEWGLIPANPMQDVRKPSSPPARDRLPTGGEIEKMRHVAGDDLTLQVARAFHAFLFACETGMRAGEIVGMEWGRVDLERRVVRLPETKNGTARDVPLSGEAVRLLRALPEHDPVFGLSSQQLDVQWRKVRDKSGVEGLTFHDARHAAITKLSKKLDVLALARAVGHRDIRMLQTYYNESAEDIARRLD; from the coding sequence ATGGCTTCTATCATCAAACACAAGAAGGGCTGGCGGGCGCTGATCGACCGGCGCGGGATTCGCAAATCAAAGGTTTTCCCGTCTCGGCAGGAAGCGAAAGATTGGGCCTCGCGGGAAGAATACCGGATCCTGCACGGCGACAAGGTGGCGGCGGCGATGAAGCTTACCGACTTGCTGGACCGATACGCTAGGGAGGTATCGCCAGGAAAGCGCGGCCACCGCTGGGAGGTTGTCAGGCTTGAAATGTTCCAGCGCTTCGCGGTCGCGCGGGTGAGCCTCGGTGATCTGTCGGCGAAGGACTTCGCGGCTTGGCGTGACGCTCGCTTGCGCGAGGTGTCGCCGGGCACGGTGCGACGGGAAATGGTTCTCATGTCGTCTGTGCTGACGCAGGCTCGCAAAGAGTGGGGCCTGATTCCGGCCAACCCGATGCAGGACGTGCGCAAACCTTCTTCGCCACCAGCGCGGGACAGGCTGCCAACTGGCGGCGAAATCGAGAAGATGCGCCATGTGGCAGGCGATGACCTGACGCTACAAGTTGCCCGCGCCTTCCATGCCTTTCTGTTCGCCTGTGAGACGGGCATGAGGGCGGGTGAGATTGTCGGGATGGAGTGGGGCCGCGTAGACCTTGAGAGGCGCGTTGTGCGGCTTCCTGAGACGAAGAACGGCACCGCAAGGGATGTTCCCCTATCCGGCGAGGCTGTGCGGCTCCTGCGGGCGCTGCCAGAGCATGACCCTGTGTTCGGCCTGTCCAGCCAGCAACTCGATGTGCAGTGGCGGAAGGTGCGGGACAAATCGGGGGTTGAGGGGCTGACCTTCCACGATGCTCGACACGCGGCCATCACGAAGCTTTCCAAGAAGCTGGACGTTCTGGCGCTGGCGCGGGCTGTTGGCCATCGGGATATCAGGATGTTGCAGACCTACTACAATGAAAGCGCGGAGGATATAGCGCGGCGGCTGGACTAA